One part of the Acidobacteriota bacterium genome encodes these proteins:
- the rocF gene encoding arginase, with protein sequence MTPQAISTRPAVEIIGAPLDLGAGRRGTDMGPSALRIARLGERIATLGCRVTDRGDVPAAVPETHSPQDDRKKYIAPIARVCRQVYRAASAAHGAGALPVVVGGDHSLAAGSVAATVTAAQRERTHVGMVWVDAHADMNTPATTATGNVHGMPLAALLGPEPHELAAIGRRGDTRIDPVNVVLIGVRSLDPAERERVRESGVTVFTMKEVDRLGMAAVATQALALAGEGTAGVHVSFDLDVCDPSIAPGVGTPVRGGLSYREAHLLMETVADSGRLRALDLVEINPTLDNRNETAELAVELALSALGRRIL encoded by the coding sequence ATGACGCCACAGGCCATCTCCACGCGGCCCGCCGTCGAGATCATCGGCGCCCCCCTCGACCTCGGCGCCGGTCGTCGCGGGACCGACATGGGGCCCTCCGCCCTCCGCATCGCCCGCCTCGGCGAACGCATCGCGACGCTCGGTTGCCGGGTAACCGACCGGGGTGACGTCCCGGCGGCAGTGCCCGAGACGCATTCGCCGCAGGATGATCGCAAGAAGTACATCGCCCCGATCGCGCGCGTTTGCCGGCAGGTCTACCGCGCGGCGTCCGCAGCCCACGGCGCGGGCGCGTTACCGGTCGTAGTCGGCGGCGATCACAGCTTGGCGGCCGGATCCGTCGCCGCTACCGTGACGGCGGCGCAGCGCGAGCGCACACATGTCGGCATGGTCTGGGTCGACGCACATGCCGACATGAACACCCCGGCGACCACGGCGACCGGCAATGTCCACGGCATGCCGCTTGCCGCCCTTCTGGGCCCGGAACCCCACGAGCTGGCCGCGATAGGCCGGCGCGGTGATACGCGGATCGACCCGGTCAACGTGGTGTTGATCGGTGTGCGCAGCCTCGATCCGGCGGAACGCGAGCGCGTGCGGGAATCAGGCGTCACCGTCTTCACGATGAAGGAAGTGGACCGCCTCGGCATGGCGGCCGTGGCAACCCAGGCGCTTGCCCTCGCGGGCGAGGGAACCGCCGGCGTGCATGTCTCGTTCGACCTCGACGTCTGCGACCCGTCGATCGCGCCCGGGGTCGGCACGCCGGTTCGGGGCGGACTGAGCTACCGGGAGGCGCACCTCCTGATGGAGACCGTCGCCGACAGCGGACGGCTCCGCGCCCTCGATCTCGTGGAAATCAACCCGACCCTCGACAACCGCAACGAGACCGCCGAACTGGCCGTCGAGCTGGCCCTATCCGCGCTGGGTCGCCGCATCCTCTGA